One Miscanthus floridulus cultivar M001 chromosome 11, ASM1932011v1, whole genome shotgun sequence DNA window includes the following coding sequences:
- the LOC136494699 gene encoding uncharacterized protein, whose translation MASTSAPAVACRVAPARATTSVLPAHSLPGCRAAVVWRCWVARRGRRRRWAGLRARCRISCDGSQPSAVQPDSESSAEGLVAEEDGPRRPPFDINLAVVLAGFAFEAYTSPPADVGWRETDAADCQTVFLSDVFLREVYDGQLVVRLKKGINLPAMDPWVR comes from the exons ATGGCCTCGACCAGTGCTCCCGCAGTCGCATGCCGCGTCGCGCCGGCGCGCGCAACGACCTCGGTTCTTCCCGCGCACTCGCTGCCGGGCTGCAGGGCTGCGGTGGTGTGGCGGTGCTGGGTCGCGAGGAGGGGGAGACGGAGGCGGTGGGCGGGGCTGCGGGCAAGGTGCCGCATAAGCTGCGACGGCAGCCAGCCGTCAGCCGTGCAGCCAGATTCCGAGAGCTCTGCGGAGGgattggtggcggaggaggacggGCCGCGGCGGCCGCCGTTCGACATCAACCTCGCCGTCGTGCTCGCCGGGTTCGCGTTTGAAGCCTACACCAGTCCGCCG GCAGATGTGGGCTGGCGCGAAACTGATGCGGCTGACTGTCAGACAGTGTTCCTGTCCGA TGTGTTTCTCCGTGAAGTATACGATGGACAGCTAGTCGTCAGGCTGAAGAAAGGCATAAACCTTCCTGCAATGGATCCATGGGTACGATGA